The following proteins come from a genomic window of Paenibacillus spongiae:
- a CDS encoding outer membrane protein assembly factor BamB family protein — MSFARQVKRGKKKIQALTAAAMFGMALAAVFKPVMAESPQATVSGIVFVDKNENGVQDSNENGLPGISVSDGATIVLSDAQGKYMLPVNPDRRATDMVFITTPDGYTIPTDEYRIPKFYQNLGQLQPGENRDVHFGLLKAPETSNPNFDFVGIADVHVQAGTTNNRERFTNQLSQLNELSGSPAFITISGDITNNATDAEFKDFVASTATSKLPVYPAVGNHDFTGGANYSARIDRYRNYLGPEWYSFDYGSKHFIILENNLGMREADQIQWLKEDLAQNAKNKEVVVVTHRPFNNPQTPHPEEARQYIDLLGEYNTRLLLMGHTHVNDVSTDTIETAKHVVTNSSSYTIDQTPNGFRVISFKGDEESNPFKYYDVNQSLAIVNPAPGSKAPQADIQVQVNAYNTSSNVTEATYRIDGGKWHSLSGSGAMTWSALWKAGKEALGEHTIEVRVTDDSQKTWSESSTFTLVEPSEAVVPQQGENWPMFHGNAQHTGEALDELAPDLKLAWSHLTEGTILTSSPAIVDGSVYIGTRDEDDTKENTVLALDLKTGREKWKLEADAQVQASPAVAGGIVYASTIRGTLYALDAETGSKVWEKKIGTGEVNRAWMYYSPTVEDGIVYQAYSSMRGGEMMALDAKTGETVWTAKLAGGWITESTPVVKDGKVYVGADGGYLIAIDAKTGNELWRARPAGGWMHSMPAIADGKVYMGYGGGLIVALDAQTGKEQWRYKTDMSTSYIAGNTTGSSPAVVDGVVYMGFPNGKVEALNAETGALLWSAATEGGIISSAAVSGGTVYVGSNDGFLYALDKQNGEVQWSYEIGAWIASSPAISGNTLVVGAFDGNVYAFTSTKKE; from the coding sequence ATGTCTTTTGCTCGTCAAGTCAAACGAGGCAAGAAAAAAATCCAGGCTTTGACCGCCGCCGCCATGTTCGGCATGGCCCTTGCCGCCGTCTTCAAGCCGGTTATGGCGGAATCGCCTCAAGCTACGGTCAGCGGAATCGTATTCGTCGACAAGAACGAGAACGGCGTACAGGATTCAAACGAAAACGGCCTTCCGGGAATCAGCGTTTCGGACGGGGCAACCATCGTCCTCTCGGACGCCCAAGGCAAATACATGCTGCCGGTCAACCCGGACCGCCGCGCGACGGACATGGTGTTTATTACCACTCCAGACGGCTACACGATACCGACCGACGAGTATAGAATCCCTAAGTTTTACCAAAATCTAGGTCAGCTTCAGCCCGGCGAGAACCGCGATGTTCATTTCGGACTACTAAAGGCGCCTGAAACGTCCAACCCGAACTTTGATTTCGTCGGGATTGCCGACGTTCACGTCCAGGCCGGAACGACCAACAACCGCGAGCGTTTCACGAACCAATTGTCGCAATTGAACGAGCTCTCCGGCAGCCCCGCCTTCATCACCATCAGCGGCGATATTACGAATAACGCGACGGACGCGGAGTTCAAGGACTTCGTTGCCAGCACGGCCACGTCGAAGCTGCCGGTTTATCCGGCGGTAGGCAACCATGATTTTACCGGAGGGGCGAACTACTCGGCCCGAATCGACCGCTACCGGAATTATCTGGGTCCGGAATGGTATTCGTTCGATTACGGCAGCAAGCATTTTATCATTCTGGAGAACAACCTGGGCATGCGCGAAGCGGATCAGATCCAATGGCTGAAGGAGGATCTGGCCCAGAACGCCAAGAACAAGGAAGTCGTGGTCGTCACGCACAGGCCGTTCAACAACCCGCAAACGCCGCATCCGGAGGAAGCCCGGCAGTACATCGACCTGCTTGGGGAATATAACACCCGCCTCTTGCTGATGGGTCATACGCACGTGAACGACGTGTCGACGGATACGATTGAAACGGCGAAACACGTGGTCACCAACTCCAGCTCCTATACGATCGACCAGACGCCGAACGGCTTCCGCGTCATCTCCTTCAAGGGCGATGAGGAGTCCAATCCGTTCAAGTATTACGACGTCAATCAAAGTCTGGCCATCGTCAATCCGGCACCCGGCAGCAAAGCGCCGCAGGCAGACATTCAAGTGCAGGTCAACGCCTATAACACGTCGAGCAATGTGACGGAGGCGACATACCGCATTGACGGCGGCAAGTGGCATTCCCTGTCAGGCAGCGGAGCGATGACCTGGTCGGCCTTATGGAAAGCGGGCAAAGAAGCGCTCGGCGAGCATACGATTGAAGTCCGGGTGACGGACGACAGCCAAAAAACATGGTCGGAGAGCAGCACCTTCACCCTGGTCGAGCCTTCTGAAGCGGTCGTGCCGCAGCAGGGCGAGAACTGGCCGATGTTCCACGGCAATGCCCAGCATACGGGAGAAGCATTGGACGAACTGGCGCCTGATTTGAAGCTGGCCTGGAGCCACTTGACCGAAGGCACCATTCTCACTTCGTCGCCGGCGATCGTAGACGGCAGCGTCTATATCGGCACGAGAGACGAGGACGACACGAAAGAAAATACCGTGCTCGCGTTGGATTTGAAGACAGGCCGCGAGAAGTGGAAGCTTGAAGCGGATGCCCAAGTTCAAGCCTCCCCTGCGGTAGCCGGCGGCATCGTCTACGCATCTACGATCCGCGGAACCCTGTATGCGCTGGATGCGGAAACGGGAAGCAAGGTATGGGAGAAGAAGATTGGAACGGGCGAAGTCAATCGCGCTTGGATGTACTACTCGCCTACCGTTGAGGATGGAATCGTGTACCAAGCGTATAGCTCGATGCGCGGCGGGGAAATGATGGCCCTTGATGCGAAGACGGGAGAAACAGTATGGACCGCCAAGCTCGCGGGCGGCTGGATCACCGAGTCGACTCCTGTTGTGAAGGATGGCAAAGTATACGTCGGAGCCGACGGCGGCTATTTGATCGCCATCGATGCAAAGACCGGGAACGAGCTATGGCGTGCGCGCCCTGCCGGCGGCTGGATGCATTCGATGCCGGCGATCGCGGACGGCAAGGTGTATATGGGCTACGGCGGCGGATTGATCGTCGCGCTCGATGCTCAAACCGGAAAGGAACAATGGCGCTATAAAACCGACATGAGCACATCCTACATTGCCGGCAATACGACGGGCTCATCCCCGGCGGTAGTCGACGGCGTCGTCTATATGGGCTTCCCGAACGGCAAAGTCGAGGCACTGAATGCCGAAACGGGCGCCCTGCTCTGGAGCGCGGCGACCGAGGGCGGCATCATCTCGTCCGCGGCGGTTTCCGGCGGTACCGTGTACGTCGGCTCGAACGACGGTTTCTTGTACGCGCTGGACAAACAGAACGGAGAGGTCCAGTGGTCCTACGAAATCGGCGCATGGATTGCTTCATCGCCTGCCATTTCCGGCAACACCCTTGTTGTGGGCGCATTTGACGGCAACGTCTATGCCTTCACCTCCACGAAGAAGGAATAA
- a CDS encoding RNA polymerase sigma factor — translation MNKALFQELYAGHSRKVFAYLLGRTTNKDTAADLLQDTFLRVWNRIDTAGHIHEDERLHWIFSIASNLVKDYYRKSATRKKADERIRAERAETAGDLSQWLAGKERFSELEAAINELPEELRCILLMKVIGGMNSFQIGDSLNVPAGTVRYRIAQARRLLADKLHILPAEERVERRKPNG, via the coding sequence ATGAATAAAGCGCTGTTTCAGGAGCTTTATGCCGGGCACTCCAGGAAGGTGTTTGCTTATTTGCTGGGACGCACCACGAACAAAGATACGGCGGCCGATTTACTCCAGGACACCTTCCTCCGGGTCTGGAACCGCATCGACACAGCCGGACATATTCATGAAGATGAACGGCTGCACTGGATCTTTTCGATCGCCTCCAACCTGGTGAAGGATTACTACCGCAAATCTGCAACCCGCAAGAAGGCAGATGAAAGAATTCGCGCCGAACGGGCGGAAACCGCCGGCGATCTCTCGCAATGGTTAGCGGGCAAAGAGAGGTTCAGCGAGCTCGAAGCCGCGATCAACGAACTTCCGGAGGAGCTGCGCTGTATACTGTTGATGAAAGTTATCGGCGGAATGAATAGCTTTCAGATTGGCGACTCCCTGAACGTACCCGCAGGGACCGTACGCTATCGCATCGCGCAAGCCAGGCGGCTGCTCGCCGACAAGCTTCATATCCTGCCCGCCGAAGAAAGGGTCGAAAGGAGGAAACCCAATGGATGA
- a CDS encoding phosphotransferase family protein, producing the protein MNVNDIHEHIPILRNITAIKQIHKGFSFDEKFLLFEGESRQPQYVLRTSGLQQMDRKRSEYDLIHRVHNMGVKTSEPIAFGTVESLDICYMLLRFVVGEDGTDVLSALSAGEQYQIGSEAGRELRIMHELPAPAGMEPWHVRRQAKHEKQYLAYRNCGVRLSEEEAIVSYIEENLPLMKGRPDRFQHDDFHPSNLLIHNRSYAGVIDYNRYDWGDPYHDFLKVAYFSREVSVPFSIGQIDGYFGGKVPERFWKLYALYTALIVFPTVTWTLQVVPEQLESMLERIRVVLDDHRNFESAVPAWYKP; encoded by the coding sequence ATGAACGTAAATGATATTCATGAGCACATTCCTATCTTGCGGAACATTACAGCCATCAAACAAATACATAAAGGGTTCTCGTTCGACGAAAAGTTTCTGTTATTCGAAGGAGAGAGCCGTCAGCCTCAATATGTTCTCCGGACCTCCGGCCTGCAGCAGATGGATCGCAAACGCAGCGAATATGATCTCATTCACCGCGTGCATAACATGGGTGTCAAAACATCGGAACCCATTGCCTTCGGTACCGTCGAATCGCTCGATATCTGCTACATGCTGCTTCGGTTCGTGGTCGGGGAAGACGGAACCGACGTGCTGTCGGCCTTGTCCGCAGGCGAACAATATCAGATCGGATCCGAGGCAGGGCGGGAATTGCGGATCATGCATGAGCTTCCCGCACCCGCGGGGATGGAGCCTTGGCATGTACGCCGGCAAGCCAAGCATGAGAAGCAGTATCTTGCGTACCGTAACTGCGGTGTCAGGCTGTCTGAAGAGGAGGCGATCGTGTCGTATATTGAAGAGAATTTGCCTCTGATGAAAGGCCGGCCCGACCGGTTTCAGCACGACGACTTTCATCCGAGCAACCTGCTCATTCACAATCGGAGCTATGCGGGCGTCATTGACTACAACCGGTACGATTGGGGCGATCCATACCATGATTTCCTGAAAGTCGCTTACTTCAGCAGAGAAGTAAGCGTCCCTTTCTCCATCGGGCAAATTGACGGTTACTTCGGAGGGAAGGTGCCGGAACGATTCTGGAAGCTGTACGCTCTGTATACGGCACTTATTGTGTTTCCTACCGTCACGTGGACCCTTCAGGTCGTGCCCGAGCAGTTGGAATCGATGCTGGAACGCATACGTGTCGTGCTGGACGATCACCGGAATTTCGAAAGCGCGGTGCCGGCATGGTACAAGCCGTAA
- a CDS encoding stalk domain-containing protein, giving the protein MKKLIAVLSLVSCLSAASLASAAPASETNSSIRSFEPTSLVKSDGTYWEWGQNQSVPTQVHGLTDVSRSLAGQLVMKEDHSVWYWDRSALSSAAQVQPVKELDNAAFVYSNWDELLAVDAQGKVSVLPKKDGKWDITQINPLQGIDNVTAISNYYESYPKDGYQRLVFLKKDGTAVKDTESPQVFSPIQGLDRIIAIDRNLALKEDGTVWTWQTEFTGAETPASQVKAVQIKELSNIRQIRTNGNTHLAIDSQSRLWYWGATITGFSDGTTYHKGTVPILLNTVSDVKDAVIAERSLLVLTHKGKVLMASIEREAMPSNPAFEQLATDISQIKSGGRHAIMLKNDGTLWGWGVNKNAELGYGDYEFMHSEAVPVQQAIQVELNDEPAILTSGVITRSGQAFIPLRSIFEKLGASVEWDEMKKTVTIVRKEAGKPGVTILIDYKTGEMKLNNAIVKLANEPFGINGTSYLPLRFISESLGAKVDWVQKEDRISITM; this is encoded by the coding sequence ATGAAGAAGTTGATCGCTGTTCTAAGTCTGGTCTCCTGCTTGTCCGCAGCCTCGCTGGCCAGTGCTGCCCCGGCATCGGAGACGAATAGCAGTATTCGTTCCTTCGAGCCGACATCCCTCGTAAAATCGGATGGAACCTATTGGGAATGGGGGCAGAATCAGTCGGTTCCTACGCAGGTTCATGGGCTGACAGACGTGTCTCGTTCGTTAGCGGGACAGCTTGTCATGAAGGAGGATCATTCGGTCTGGTATTGGGATCGAAGCGCTCTCTCTTCGGCCGCTCAGGTGCAGCCGGTCAAGGAGCTGGATAACGCGGCCTTCGTCTATTCCAATTGGGACGAGCTGCTGGCTGTCGATGCGCAAGGGAAAGTATCGGTCCTTCCGAAGAAGGATGGAAAATGGGATATCACCCAAATTAATCCGCTTCAGGGAATCGATAACGTAACGGCCATCAGCAATTATTACGAATCCTATCCTAAGGACGGTTATCAGCGGCTGGTCTTCCTGAAGAAGGATGGAACCGCCGTGAAGGATACGGAATCGCCGCAAGTGTTCAGTCCGATTCAAGGGCTGGACCGCATCATTGCAATCGACCGGAATCTGGCGCTCAAAGAAGACGGGACGGTCTGGACCTGGCAGACGGAATTTACCGGGGCCGAGACGCCGGCCAGCCAAGTGAAGGCTGTCCAGATCAAAGAGCTGTCGAATATCCGGCAAATTCGAACGAACGGGAACACCCATCTTGCCATCGACAGTCAATCCCGTCTCTGGTATTGGGGAGCGACGATTACCGGATTCTCGGACGGGACGACATATCATAAGGGAACCGTGCCGATTCTATTGAACACGGTCAGCGATGTGAAGGATGCCGTCATCGCGGAACGCTCCCTGCTTGTGCTTACCCATAAGGGGAAGGTTCTCATGGCTTCCATCGAGCGGGAAGCGATGCCGAGCAATCCGGCCTTCGAGCAGCTTGCGACGGATATCAGCCAAATCAAGAGCGGCGGAAGACATGCAATTATGCTGAAGAATGACGGAACGCTGTGGGGCTGGGGCGTGAACAAGAATGCCGAGCTGGGGTATGGCGACTACGAATTTATGCATAGCGAGGCGGTACCGGTTCAACAGGCGATTCAGGTCGAGTTGAACGACGAACCGGCGATCTTGACAAGCGGCGTCATCACCCGCAGCGGGCAGGCATTTATTCCGCTTCGCTCCATCTTCGAGAAGCTGGGTGCATCTGTCGAATGGGACGAAATGAAGAAAACGGTAACGATCGTCCGGAAAGAAGCGGGCAAGCCAGGCGTCACCATCCTCATCGATTACAAGACGGGCGAGATGAAGCTGAACAATGCGATTGTGAAGCTGGCCAATGAGCCCTTCGGCATCAATGGCACCTCCTACTTGCCGCTTCGTTTCATCAGCGAATCGCTGGGGGCCAAGGTCGACTGGGTCCAGAAGGAAGACCGGATTTCGATTACGATGTAA